A genomic window from Solanum stenotomum isolate F172 chromosome 10, ASM1918654v1, whole genome shotgun sequence includes:
- the LOC125878220 gene encoding probable aquaporin PIP-type pTOM75 has protein sequence MAENKEEDVNLGANKFRETQPLGTSAQTDKDYKEPPPAPLFEPGELSSWSFYRAGIAEFMATFLFLYITILTVMGLKRSDSLCSSVGIQGVAWAFGGMIFALVYCTAGISGGHINPAVTLGLFLARKLSLTRSIFYIVMQCLGAICGAGVVKGFMVGPYQRLGGGANVVNPGYTKGSGLGAEIIGTFVLVYTVFSATDAKRNARDSHVPILAPLPIGFAVFLVHLATIPITGTGINPARSLGAAIIFNDKHAWNDHWIFWVGPIIGAMLAAVYHQIIIRAMPFRKSYV, from the exons ATGGCAGAAAACAAGGAAGAAGATGTGAATCTTGGAGCTAACAAGTTTAGGGAAACTCAACCATTAGGTACATCAGCTCAAACAGACAAAGATTACAAAGAGCCACCACCAGCTCCATTGTTTGAACCAGGGGAGTTGTCATCATGGTCCTTTTACAGGGCTGGTATTGCAGAGTTCATGGCAACTTTCTTGTTCTTGTATATCACAATCTTGACTGTTATGGGTCTTAAGAGATCTGATAGTTTATGTTCTTCAGTGGGTATTCAAGGGGTTGCTTGGGCTTTTGGTGGTATGATCTTTGCTTTGGTCTACTGTACTGCTGGTATCTCAG GAGGACACATCAACCCAGCTGTGACCTTGGGTCTTTTCTTGGCAAGGAAATTGTCTTTGACCAGGTCTATTTTCTACATAGTGATGCAGTGCCTTGGTGCAATCTGTGGTGCTGGTGTTGTGAAGGGCTTCATGGTAGGACCATACCAAAGACTTGGTGGTGGTGCTAATGTTGTTAACCCTGGATACACCAAAGGATCAGGCCTTGGTGCTGAGATTATTGGCACCTTTGTccttgtttacactgttttctCAGCCACTGATGCCAAAAGAAATGCCAGAGACTCACATGTTCCT ATTTTGGCACCACTTCCCATTGGATTCGCGGTGTTCTTGGTTCATTTGGCCACCATCCCCATCACCGGAACTGGCATCAACCCCGCCAGGAGTCTAGGAGCTGCTATCATCTTCAACGACAAGCACGCATGGAATGACCAC tGGATCTTTTGGGTTGGACCAATTATTGGAGCTATGCTTGCTGCTGTTTATCACCAGATAATTATCAGAGCTATGCCATTCCGCAAGTCTTATGTTTAA